A region of Triplophysa dalaica isolate WHDGS20190420 chromosome 20, ASM1584641v1, whole genome shotgun sequence DNA encodes the following proteins:
- the tgm2a gene encoding protein-glutamine gamma-glutamyltransferase 2a produces MVTPTPAVVIQHGANLPVTGQAFPPATMSEVFEIERIDLSCELNNTDHHTQLNGVDRLILRRGQPFTINLHLQPGTHFQNGADVNFIAKTGPIPSVDKQTKVKFSLSKFISRSSWSATSETTSENTVSLTVCSHPNTPVGVYQLILDQGAGVTLAEFVLLFNPWCKRDSVYLSNEAERDEYVLSQDGLIYRGTPKRITALPWTFGQFEAGILDICLQILDENPKYISDAALDCSERKSPVYVTRLLSAMINSNDDKGVLVGSWSGDYEDGVKPTAWKDSCSILRQWSDTGCGRVRYGQCWVFAGVACTVSRALGIPCRIITNFGSAHDSNGDLLMERFYNEFDENISGDSIWNFHVWLESWMTRSDLPLGYEGWQASDPTPQHRSDGVYCCGPAPVRAVKQGELTLQSDVPYVYAEVNADIVEYIKLNDGRVVKMSGSTTEVGKFISTKAVGRDEREDITFSYKYPEGSEEERKVFEKANHHNRLAQTGEEPGLHIKIRVTPEMQIGSDFDVYAELKNNTMVTKACRVMFYAQAVTYNGKLGETCGLGEFTEMNLASTEGGEVTLRLEYAEYSKAILQDRMIKLVAFLIDGETREFYRATKTIVLDNPEIVINMLGVPKVGQNLVADLALQNPLPEPLENCVFTVQGANLTDGKPIIHEVGAVGPKGFAIAKVEFTPKLPGPRKILIDFDSDKLHNIETFENLVIYE; encoded by the exons ATGGTGACCCCAACACCAGCTGTAGTCATCCAACACGGAGCGAATCTGCCCGTCACAGGGCAAGCATTTCCGCCTGCGACCATGAGTGAAG TGTTTGAGATCGAGCGCATTGATCTGTCATGCGAGTTGAAcaacacagatcatcacacgcAGCTGAACGGTGTGGACAGACTGATCTTGAGAAGAGGACAACCGTTCACCATCAATCTACACCTGCAACCGGGAACTCACTTTCAGAATGGAGCCGACGTCAACTTCATCGCCAAAACAG gtCCAATACCGTCAGTGGATAAACAGACCAAAGTGAAATTCAGCCTCAGTAAATTCATCTCCAGATCAAGCTGGAGCGCAACTTCAGAAACAACGTCTGAGAACACCGTATCTCTGACCGTGTGCTCGCATCCAAACACTCCTGTCGGAGTCTATCAGCTGATCCTGGATCAGGGAGCGGGGGTCACTCTGGCAGAGTTTGTGTTGCTCTTTAACCCCTGGTGTAAAA GGGATTCAGTGTACCTGTCAAATGAAGCTGAGCGAGATGAATATGTCCTTTCTCAGGACGGCCTGATCTACCGCGGGACACCCAAACGTATCACGGCCCTCCCGTGGACCTTTGGACAG TTCGAGGCGGGAATACTGGACATCTGTCTGCAGATCCTGGATGAAAACCCCAAATATATAAGTGATGCGGCTTTAGATTGTTCTGAGAGGAAAAGTCCTGTGTACGTCACTCGACTGCTCAGTGCAATG ATCAACAGTAATGATGATAAAGGTGTTCTGGTGGGCAGCTGGTCAGGGGATTATGAGGATGGAGTGAAGCCGACCGCATGGAAAGACAGTTGTTCTATCCTCCGGCAGTGGAGTGATACAGGCTGTGGTAGGGTGCGATACGGACAGTGCTGGGTGTTTGCGGGCGTCGCCTGCACAG tgtCCAGAGCTTTGGGAATCCCCTGCAGAATCATCACTAACTTTGGATCGGCACACGACAGCAATGGCGACCTTTTAATGGAGCGTTTCTACAATGAATTTGACGAGAACATTTCAGGCGACTCCATTTG GAACTTCCACGTGTGGTTGGAGAGCTGGATGACCCGCTCAGACTTGCCTCTCGGATACGAGGGTTGGCAAGCGAGTGACCCGACACCGCAACACAGGAGTGATG GTGTGTACTGCTGTGGCCCGGCCCCTGTTAGAGCTGTTAAACAGGGCGAGCTCACTTTACAAAGCGATGTTCCATATGTATACGCCGAGGTGAACGCTGACATTGTGGAGTACATTAAACTCAACGATGGAAGAGTGGTGAAGATGAGCGGATCCACTACAGAGGTGGGCAAATTCATAAGCACCAAAGCGGTGGGCAGAGATGAGCGGGAGGACATCACATTCAGCTACAAGTATCCAGAAG GTTCTGAGGAGGAGAGAAAGGTTTTCGAGAAAGCAAATCATCACAACCGACTGGCTCAGACTGGAGAGGAACCTGGTTTACACATCAAGATCAGAGTGACCCCGGAAATGCAGATCGGCTCTGATTTTGACGTCTATGCCGAGCTCAAGAACAACACCATGGTCACCAAAGCATGTCGCGTCATGTTTTACGCTCAGGCTGTGACCTACAATGGAAAACTTGGGGAAACGTGTGGATTGGGAGAGTTTACAGAGATGAATTTAGCATCTACTGAAG ggGGCGAGGTAACTCTTCGACTGGAGTATGCAGAATACAGTAAAGCCATACTTCAAGACAGAATGATCAAACTAGTGGCTTTTCTCATTGACGGAGAAACACGCGAGTTCTACAGGGCCACTAAGACCATCGTATTGGACAACCCTGAAATAGTCATTAAT ATGCTGGGTGTGCCAAAAGTGGGTCAAAACCTCGTGGCAGATTTAGCTCTGCAGAATCCACTGCCAGAACCTTTGGAGAACTGTGTGTTCACTGTACAAGGTGCCAACTTGACCGACGGCAAACCCATCATTCATGA GGTCGGAGCAGTCGGTCCTAAAGGTTTCGCTATCGCCAAAGTGGAGTTTACACCAAAGCTGCCGGGACCAAGAAAAATACTGATAGATTTTGACAGTGACAAACTTCATAATATAGAGACGTTTGAGAATCTTGTCATCTATGAATAA
- the LOC130409586 gene encoding L-rhamnose-binding lectin CSL3-like encodes MTCSILDGCVKAVNIITCHEGISYLDCRGITYKRLLTCEWETAHLSCDGLATIEVLSANYGRTNSFACSTGRPASQLSNIQCLQTTSVSVMANICNGRQNCLVSASNDVFGDPCVGTFKYLMVTYSCVPICDQFYFLSTDPKFIKILLANYGRTNGVTCSYGKPASQLSNVQCIQSTSLSKMASQCDGKQNCWAFASHNVFGDPCVGTYKYLNVTYTCVTSVKGFGPDKHPEKSE; translated from the exons ATGACTTGCTCCATCCTGGATGGAT GTGTTAAAGCGGTGAACATCATCACATGTCACGAAGGGATTTCCTACCTGGACTGCCGAG GTATTACATATAAGCGTCTACTTACCTGTGAATGGGAGACCGCTCATCTCAGCTGTG ATGGTTTGGCAACCATTGAAGTACTTTCAGCCAATTATGGACGTACAAACAGTTTCGCCTGCTCTACAGGAAGACCAGCCAGTCAGCTCTCAAACATCCAGTGCCTTCAGACTACATCTGTCTCTGTGATGGCCAATAT ATGTAATGGGAGACAGAATTGTTTGGTTTCAGCGAGTAATGACGTTTTTGGCGATCCATGCGTAGGAACTTTCAAATACCTGATGGTGACCTATTCCTGTGTCCCAATATGTGA TCAATTCTACTTCTTATCAACAGACCCCAAATTTATCAAAATACTTTTAGCAAATTATGGTCGTACAAACGGTGTGACCTGCTCTTATGGAAAACCGGCCAGCCAGCTCTCCAACGTTCAGTGCATTCAGAGTACTTCTCTCTCTAAAATGGCCTCTCA ATGCGATGGGAAACAGAACTGTTGGGCTTTTGCAAGTCATAATGTTTTCGGTGATCCATGCGTTGGAACTTACAAATACCTGAATGTTACCTACACCTGTGTCACGA GTGTCAAAGGTTTTGGACCAGACAAGCACCCCGAAAAAAGTGAGTAA